The DNA segment AAAAAAATAAGATATAAATATAGAAATCCCTATCACTATTATTAAACATATATATTTCTTTCTTGTCATTTCACTCACCTTAATTTATTAAATCTAAACAATTTTTATATGGAAGATTATATTCATATTTTTGGCTAATAAGCTCATTTTTCATTTTTTCTGAAGATTCATATATTATAAATTTAAATAAGTTGTTTTCTTGTTCCTTTTTATTCATATATTTATCTAAATCTACATTTGAAAAACTAAACTTAGGAAATAATTCTTTAATAAGAGTAAGTAATTTAGATTCAATACTATATCCATAGACTTTAAACTTTATGCTAACCTCTACCCAAAGGTTTGCCCCTGCTCCGACATTAACAGCCGCTCCTGCACTGTGAACAAGTACTGCGTATACAGCTCCAACAAAAACAAATACTCCAGCTACCGGAAAGACATATACAGCTGACTGCGGAGTAGGTTCTTCATCCCCTGCTTGTATTTTTAATATTTTTGAATATGCATTTTTATATAAATTTCTTTTTGGTATTACTTCTAAATCTTCCAGCCTCTTATATATCTCTTTATAATTTTTTTCTTTTATATATTCTAACAATACTCTATCTTTTTTTAGCTTATACTCATATATAATACCATCATCCAATTTATACTTAGTTTGAATATTATCTAATTCATATACATCAGTTTTTTCTAATATTCCTATTATTTCACTTATATTATTACTACTTACATTTTCTATATTTAATGTAAAATCTTCTTCATTTACTTTTTCTAAATAATCTGGTGTTCCAAATATTGTATCATTACTAAACATATTTGTTTCCTCCTTAAATATTTAAATTATAACTACTATTTCTCATATTTTCATACTTTACAAGTATTGATGTTACTATTTCTTTATAGTGATTATTTAAGGTTTCTCTAACTTCAGGATTTCTATAAATTATGGCACATGCTTGACATGGATGAACTATATTTTTAATATATTTCTCTAATTTATTATTTTTTTGATAAGCAAAATATAATATTTTTTCTGCTCCACTAACCTTTAGCCATATTTTCATAAAATCATTAAAATTATTATAATACATTTCTTTTAATGTACCTTTTTTATATTTTCCTGCTTTCATAGATGGTATATATTCCATTGTAAGACCACAACAATTTATGACATTTCCTAATGGATTTATCCCTAAAAAATTTAAAATAGCATCACAAGGCTTATAATTATAATTCTCATCCAATTTTCTTCCACTTTTTTCAATTGTTTTTGGATTTTTCAATGAAATCCAAGAAGCTTTAACTTCTGAAAGACATCCCGTCTTTTCTTTTATAGATTTTACCTTATCGTTATTAACAAAATCTTCGTAACTAAAAGTAGAACCCGTAAAACTTTCTATACTTACCAACGTTATTAATCCTCTGTCACATGAAGACTCACAGGCATTAATTATGCTTTCAAAAGGTACCCATTCTTGATGATTATCTCCTGTAGAATAATTTATTTCATTTAAGCCTGCGTCTATTAACTTATCTATCATCCTATCAGCTAATTTTTTTGTTTTTGCCCAAGACGCATTAGTAACTATTCTAGACTTTAATCCTAAACTATTTACTAATTTTATGGCTTTAAATAAATCTTCTCCTAATAGTGTACATTCTCCACCTGTAAACACACAAAGTTCTAAAGTATCTTTAAAGTTATCATATGATTCCAATATAAAATTTTCTATTTCTTCATAAGATAACCTTATTTCTATTTTAGGTGTACATTGAAAACAACATTCTTTACAAGCGGCTGAACATTTGTAAGTTGTAAGAATAGTTACCATTTTAGGGTTTATAGGTTCAACTAACATTTTTACACCTCCTCTACATATATATTTTTATTTTCTTTTTCTATTTTATATTGTTTCACCTCTCTTAAGTTTATTAATATTTCATCGTAATGTGATATAATTATTAATGAAATTTTCCTTTCTAAACAATATTTAATTATATTATTTCTAGTTTTCTTATCAATACTAGAAAATGCTTCATCAGCAATAATAAATTTAGGTTCTCTATATAATTCTCTTGCAAAAATTATTTTTTCTTTTTCTCCTGAACTTAGTGACACAGGCATAATTATTTGTTCTTTATTAGCAATAAGTGTTTTAATATTAAGCATATTAATAATTTTATCTAATTTATCAATATCATATTTTTCACCCAATAGTATATTATTGATGAGTGAGTCAGTATATATAATACTTTCTCCAGTTAATAAACTTAATTTTTTGGGCACTGTTAACTTTCCAACTAAATCTAAACAATCGTCTGTTAGTCCTGATAAAATATTTGCAAATAAACTTTTCCCCACCCCGTTATTGCCGCTAATATAAACCAAATCTCCTTCTCTACAAGAAAATTTTGGAACACTTAAAGAATCTCCCCAAGGAAATTTTACACTAAAGTTATTTATAATTATTTCATTATTTTTTTCAATTTGATCTTGAGT comes from the Gemella morbillorum genome and includes:
- a CDS encoding radical SAM protein, with the protein product MLVEPINPKMVTILTTYKCSAACKECCFQCTPKIEIRLSYEEIENFILESYDNFKDTLELCVFTGGECTLLGEDLFKAIKLVNSLGLKSRIVTNASWAKTKKLADRMIDKLIDAGLNEINYSTGDNHQEWVPFESIINACESSCDRGLITLVSIESFTGSTFSYEDFVNNDKVKSIKEKTGCLSEVKASWISLKNPKTIEKSGRKLDENYNYKPCDAILNFLGINPLGNVINCCGLTMEYIPSMKAGKYKKGTLKEMYYNNFNDFMKIWLKVSGAEKILYFAYQKNNKLEKYIKNIVHPCQACAIIYRNPEVRETLNNHYKEIVTSILVKYENMRNSSYNLNI
- a CDS encoding ABC transporter ATP-binding protein, with protein sequence MFSPIQSLMQSFSSYKILVVSYNRLKYFLEETRDICTTQDQIEKNNEIIINNFSVKFPWGDSLSVPKFSCREGDLVYISGNNGVGKSLFANILSGLTDDCLDLVGKLTVPKKLSLLTGESIIYTDSLINNILLGEKYDIDKLDKIINMLNIKTLIANKEQIIMPVSLSSGEKEKIIFARELYREPKFIIADEAFSSIDKKTRNNIIKYCLERKISLIIISHYDEILINLREVKQYKIEKENKNIYVEEV